From Dermochelys coriacea isolate rDerCor1 chromosome 23, rDerCor1.pri.v4, whole genome shotgun sequence, one genomic window encodes:
- the LOC119846914 gene encoding leukocyte immunoglobulin-like receptor subfamily A member 6 isoform X1 — MVSALTILFLSCWLAGQSEVSRELPAPRPSISVSPSGVIVPGTAVTIRCQCRSEARRLFLYKGEIQIQELDVAGDGGEFTIPSARREDAGFYSCRSHSRSEPDPHDYVQIVVAELSYPKPSISLSPHWGVALGQTVTIRCECRCQKVTFLMYKLGNPDVRCWAKTAGDVAEFTIRNVSQRHTGSYSCQYSTKSDLSVWSHPSDPMELMVAGGTDPTQLGTVLTPTQPGSAWPGGLEPSAAPELSSPVIAGVSAAAASLLLLLGILCHRRTRGRKGPAPRESRESKAAATVDNLMGQGKQLDVLEPGTEGLTYIELDRQKLQAKRGGPAPPPEPVLYAAINVTQGPHGQHPWDAGGTLPPPP; from the exons aTGGTATCTGCTCTCACCATCCTCTTTCTCA gctgctggctggccGGGCAGAGCGAAGTGTCCAGAG AgctccctgcacccagaccctccATCTCCGTCAGCCCCAGCGGGGTGATAGTCCCAGGGACAGCCGTCACCATCCGCTGTCAGTGTCGGAGCGAGGCCAGGAGGTTATTTCTGTATAAAGGTGAAATCCAAATCCAGGAGCTGGACGTTGCTGGGGACGGGGGTGAATTCACCATCCCCAGCGCCAGACGGGAAGATGCAGGGTTCTACAGCTGTAGATCTCACTCCAGATCGGAGCCGGATCCCCATGATTACGTGCAGATTGTTGTAGCAG AGCTCAGCTACCCCAAACCCTCCATCTCCCTGAGCCCCCACTGGGGAGTCGCCCTGGGGCAAACTGTGACCATCCGGTGTGAGTGTCGATGCCAGAAAGTGACGTTCCTCATGTATAAACTTGGAAACCCCGACGTACGGTGCTGGGCAAAGACTGCAGGGGATGTGGCTGAGTTTACCATCCGCAACGTGAGCCAGAGACATACAGGGAGCTACAGCTGCCAATATAGCACCAAATCGGACCTCTCTGTCTGGTCGCATCCAAGCGACCCCATGGAGCTGATGGTAGCAG GGGGAACCGACCCGACTCAGCTGGGAACGGTGCTGACTCCGACCCAGCCAGGCAGTGCGTGGCCAG GTGGATTGGAACCAAGTGCAGCACCGGAGCTGAGCAGCCCTGTCATCGCCGGGGTGAGCGCGGCGGCCGCCagcctcctccttctcctgggcATCCTCTGCCACAGAAGAACCCGAGGAA GGAAAGGACCAGCACCGAGAGAGAGCAG AGAGTCCAAGGCTGCAGCCACAGTCG ACAACCTTATGGGCCAAGGGAAGCAGCTGGATGTCCTG GAGCCTGGCACTGAGGGACTCACCTACATTGAGCTGGACCGCCAGAAGCTGCAGGCCAAGCGGGggggcccggcccctccccccgagcCTGTCCTGTATGCCGCCATCAACGTGACCCAGGGCCCCCACGGGCAGCACCCCTGGGATGCAGGGGgcaccctccctccacccccatag
- the LOC119846914 gene encoding leukocyte immunoglobulin-like receptor subfamily B member 3 isoform X2: protein MVSALTILFLSCWLAGQSEVSRELSYPKPSISLSPHWGVALGQTVTIRCECRCQKVTFLMYKLGNPDVRCWAKTAGDVAEFTIRNVSQRHTGSYSCQYSTKSDLSVWSHPSDPMELMVAGGTDPTQLGTVLTPTQPGSAWPGGLEPSAAPELSSPVIAGVSAAAASLLLLLGILCHRRTRGRKGPAPRESRESKAAATVDNLMGQGKQLDVLEPGTEGLTYIELDRQKLQAKRGGPAPPPEPVLYAAINVTQGPHGQHPWDAGGTLPPPP, encoded by the exons aTGGTATCTGCTCTCACCATCCTCTTTCTCA gctgctggctggccGGGCAGAGCGAAGTGTCCAGAG AGCTCAGCTACCCCAAACCCTCCATCTCCCTGAGCCCCCACTGGGGAGTCGCCCTGGGGCAAACTGTGACCATCCGGTGTGAGTGTCGATGCCAGAAAGTGACGTTCCTCATGTATAAACTTGGAAACCCCGACGTACGGTGCTGGGCAAAGACTGCAGGGGATGTGGCTGAGTTTACCATCCGCAACGTGAGCCAGAGACATACAGGGAGCTACAGCTGCCAATATAGCACCAAATCGGACCTCTCTGTCTGGTCGCATCCAAGCGACCCCATGGAGCTGATGGTAGCAG GGGGAACCGACCCGACTCAGCTGGGAACGGTGCTGACTCCGACCCAGCCAGGCAGTGCGTGGCCAG GTGGATTGGAACCAAGTGCAGCACCGGAGCTGAGCAGCCCTGTCATCGCCGGGGTGAGCGCGGCGGCCGCCagcctcctccttctcctgggcATCCTCTGCCACAGAAGAACCCGAGGAA GGAAAGGACCAGCACCGAGAGAGAGCAG AGAGTCCAAGGCTGCAGCCACAGTCG ACAACCTTATGGGCCAAGGGAAGCAGCTGGATGTCCTG GAGCCTGGCACTGAGGGACTCACCTACATTGAGCTGGACCGCCAGAAGCTGCAGGCCAAGCGGGggggcccggcccctccccccgagcCTGTCCTGTATGCCGCCATCAACGTGACCCAGGGCCCCCACGGGCAGCACCCCTGGGATGCAGGGGgcaccctccctccacccccatag